A region of Spiribacter roseus DNA encodes the following proteins:
- a CDS encoding glycosyltransferase, translating to MRILIDMQGDQTDSHYRGIGRFVRELVRALPPQYPEHRFILHFDTSMPAAVCRWQESALAALPNVEISRWSMPRGVDRHIFHHDRWREIGQGLYAAAIERAAPDIILIPSFFESEAVVNLSHLDPAIPRVVLMHDLIPLVNQREYLDPDPETKADYFRRVEEVKKGDHFICNSAFTAREAVEWLGIEASRTTPIWADADARFRPDEDSETRSKALLRAHGVEGPFVLHAGAVDPRKNVDLLIQAFGRLPAAVQATQRLVLAGPISGAERDALAASARRHGVPADALVVLGHVSDELLVALYNGCSAFVFPSRHEGFGLPALEAMRCGAPVLAANATSLVEVVGDEAALFDPDDPQALAEKLERVLTDAAWRAERLAAAQEQARRFSWDRTAALTMSVFEHLVSAEDNPRRADPAMVSNTGGKPRLAFVSPLPPAHTGIANYSEELLPALAEHYDITLVTDEPLVSDALIEAFGQPLDPDGLREAASAFDRVLYQVGNSPFHSFMADLMDAVPGMVVMHDAYIGGLWFGEPAQFQAPIDGAGKGPPWAQAVRVSHGIGAVAEVLGMPRSAFIDQYPASWPIIERARGVIVHSRHARELVERHYTSDATKHWAVIPHLRALPQEADCDAARERLGLAPDAFIIASFGMVAPTKRCKTLLEAWMDSRLAGDHRCQLIFAGPLDLGEYGAALTEMASSPGAGNIRFTDRLTDEAFADWLAAADVAVQLRGESRGETSGAVTHAMAHGLPVLVNTHGSMAELPDDAVYKIDDPIESDALIRALESLRDDAELRERLGAAARVLIATAHAPIACAAEYAEALERAYARNRVSANGLVDALDAQAIQRLGAPDQEHLATAIATTLPMGNPRQRLFIDVTATAASDRVTGVERVAQRLVESWLIDSPEGFRIEPVRLVESEGDWCYITALDWMRRITGGDLAGLSDEVVDPGPGDVLGIVDISGQQLVAAVDSGLHQQLRANGCLVFAVVHDILPVTHPHCFPPGADKTHQRWMEAVSTFDAIFGTSKAVRDTVRGWLVENQPERVEVIKTGHFALGTDHIVTSEMGDEPPPNLDLPTDRRLFITVGTIEPRKRHQQVLDAFEHRWAAGSTDCLVIVGKEGWQELPDLHRRDIPETVKRLSGHRERGQRLFWLDGLNDSELDALYHQANGLIAASEDEGYGLPLVEAGARGVPILARDIPVFREVAPAQTCFFQGLTGDALATALDDWVPQRECDECPGQSEASVSWRESAKQLWAQIHP from the coding sequence TTCGACACTTCGATGCCGGCTGCGGTATGTCGATGGCAAGAGAGTGCGCTGGCCGCCTTACCGAATGTCGAAATCTCCCGTTGGTCCATGCCGCGCGGCGTTGACCGCCACATCTTCCACCATGATCGATGGCGGGAGATCGGGCAGGGCTTGTATGCGGCCGCGATTGAGCGAGCGGCGCCGGATATCATCCTTATCCCATCTTTCTTCGAGTCGGAGGCGGTGGTCAATCTCTCGCACCTGGATCCCGCCATCCCGCGTGTGGTGTTAATGCACGACCTCATTCCGTTAGTCAATCAGCGCGAATATCTCGACCCGGATCCCGAGACCAAGGCCGACTATTTCCGTCGCGTTGAAGAGGTGAAAAAGGGGGATCATTTCATCTGCAACTCGGCGTTCACCGCGCGGGAGGCTGTGGAATGGCTGGGTATCGAGGCATCCCGTACCACGCCGATCTGGGCGGATGCGGACGCGCGCTTTCGGCCCGATGAAGATAGCGAGACGCGATCCAAAGCGCTGCTGAGGGCGCACGGCGTTGAGGGGCCTTTCGTGCTCCATGCCGGCGCGGTGGACCCGCGCAAGAACGTGGATCTGCTCATCCAGGCCTTCGGGCGTCTGCCCGCTGCGGTCCAGGCTACCCAGCGGCTGGTGCTCGCCGGTCCCATCTCGGGCGCTGAGCGTGATGCCCTTGCCGCCTCCGCAAGGCGACACGGAGTGCCCGCCGATGCGCTCGTCGTCTTGGGCCATGTCAGCGATGAGTTACTCGTTGCTCTTTACAACGGTTGTTCGGCGTTTGTTTTCCCCTCCCGTCATGAAGGCTTCGGGCTGCCGGCGTTGGAAGCCATGCGCTGCGGTGCGCCCGTCCTCGCGGCCAACGCCACGAGCCTGGTCGAAGTGGTGGGTGACGAAGCGGCGCTGTTCGATCCGGATGACCCTCAGGCACTTGCCGAGAAGCTTGAGCGTGTCCTGACGGATGCGGCGTGGCGGGCAGAACGGCTGGCCGCGGCGCAGGAGCAGGCCAGGCGCTTTTCTTGGGATCGTACGGCCGCCCTGACCATGAGTGTGTTCGAGCATCTCGTATCGGCCGAGGACAATCCACGGCGTGCGGACCCTGCCATGGTGTCCAACACCGGCGGTAAGCCACGGCTTGCATTCGTTTCGCCTCTGCCGCCCGCTCATACCGGGATCGCAAACTACAGCGAGGAGCTCCTCCCGGCGCTTGCTGAGCACTACGACATAACCCTGGTCACGGATGAGCCGCTGGTGAGTGACGCGCTGATCGAAGCATTCGGTCAACCGCTGGACCCGGATGGCCTGCGCGAGGCGGCATCAGCATTCGACCGTGTTCTCTACCAGGTTGGGAATTCTCCGTTTCATAGCTTCATGGCCGATCTGATGGACGCGGTGCCCGGTATGGTCGTGATGCATGATGCTTACATCGGGGGGCTCTGGTTTGGTGAGCCGGCGCAGTTCCAGGCCCCGATTGATGGCGCAGGGAAGGGTCCGCCTTGGGCGCAGGCGGTGCGTGTGTCGCACGGCATAGGCGCGGTGGCGGAGGTCCTCGGGATGCCCCGATCCGCGTTCATCGATCAATATCCTGCCAGCTGGCCGATCATCGAGCGGGCTCGTGGCGTGATCGTCCATTCCCGCCACGCCCGTGAACTCGTCGAGCGTCATTACACATCAGACGCTACAAAGCACTGGGCGGTGATTCCGCATTTGCGGGCCCTGCCACAGGAGGCCGACTGCGATGCAGCCAGAGAGCGGCTCGGACTAGCGCCGGATGCGTTCATCATTGCAAGCTTTGGAATGGTTGCGCCGACCAAACGCTGCAAGACCCTCCTTGAGGCTTGGATGGACAGCAGGCTCGCCGGAGATCACCGTTGCCAGCTTATTTTCGCCGGGCCCCTGGATCTGGGCGAATACGGCGCCGCACTGACGGAGATGGCGTCATCGCCTGGGGCCGGCAACATACGCTTCACCGATCGCCTCACCGACGAGGCCTTCGCCGACTGGTTGGCGGCGGCGGATGTCGCGGTGCAGCTGCGCGGCGAGTCTCGGGGCGAGACCTCCGGTGCCGTTACCCACGCTATGGCTCATGGACTCCCCGTGCTGGTGAATACGCACGGGTCGATGGCGGAACTGCCTGACGACGCGGTCTATAAGATCGATGATCCGATTGAGTCGGATGCGCTGATACGGGCGCTGGAGTCGCTACGCGACGACGCTGAGCTTCGCGAGCGCTTGGGTGCAGCGGCGAGGGTCCTGATCGCGACAGCCCATGCCCCAATCGCCTGCGCGGCGGAGTATGCCGAGGCGCTTGAGCGGGCCTATGCCCGAAACCGGGTCTCGGCGAATGGTCTGGTCGATGCGCTGGATGCCCAGGCCATCCAGCGCCTTGGCGCGCCAGATCAAGAGCACCTCGCCACCGCTATTGCGACGACCCTGCCAATGGGGAACCCGAGGCAGCGTCTGTTCATTGATGTAACGGCCACGGCGGCAAGCGATCGAGTGACCGGCGTCGAGCGGGTGGCCCAGCGCCTCGTTGAGTCCTGGCTTATCGACTCACCGGAGGGCTTTCGCATCGAGCCGGTGCGACTGGTGGAAAGCGAGGGCGACTGGTGCTATATCACTGCGCTGGATTGGATGCGGCGCATTACCGGCGGTGATCTTGCCGGGCTGAGCGACGAGGTAGTGGACCCTGGGCCGGGCGATGTCCTCGGCATTGTCGATATCAGTGGCCAGCAACTGGTGGCGGCGGTGGATAGCGGACTTCATCAGCAGCTGCGGGCCAATGGCTGTCTGGTGTTTGCTGTCGTCCACGACATACTCCCGGTCACGCATCCCCATTGCTTCCCGCCGGGTGCCGATAAGACCCATCAGCGTTGGATGGAAGCGGTTTCCACCTTTGATGCGATCTTCGGCACCTCAAAAGCGGTCCGCGATACTGTCCGCGGATGGCTGGTGGAAAACCAGCCGGAGCGCGTTGAGGTCATCAAGACCGGCCACTTTGCGCTGGGCACGGATCATATCGTGACGAGTGAGATGGGGGATGAACCGCCACCCAACCTTGATCTGCCCACCGACCGCCGTCTATTTATCACCGTTGGCACCATCGAGCCGCGCAAACGCCATCAACAGGTGCTGGACGCCTTCGAACATCGCTGGGCGGCCGGTTCGACGGATTGCCTGGTGATTGTGGGCAAAGAGGGCTGGCAGGAACTGCCGGATCTCCACCGACGGGATATTCCGGAGACGGTCAAGCGGCTGAGCGGCCACCGTGAACGCGGCCAGCGCCTGTTCTGGCTGGATGGACTGAACGATTCCGAGCTGGACGCGCTATACCATCAGGCCAATGGCCTGATCGCCGCCTCGGAGGACGAGGGCTACGGCCTGCCCCTGGTCGAGGCGGGGGCGCGGGGTGTTCCTATTCTTGCGCGCGATATTCCGGTCTTCCGCGAAGTGGCTCCTGCCCAGACCTGCTTTTTCCAGGGCCTCACCGGCGACGCGCTCGCGACGGCGCTTGATGACTGGGTCCCGCAGCGCGAGTGTGACGAGTGTCCGGGTCAGAGTGAAGCTTCTGTGTCCTGGCGCGAGAGTGCGAAGCAGCTCTGGGCGCAGATCCATCCATGA